From the Candidatus Dadabacteria bacterium genome, the window TATACGTCAACAATTTCCTGGAGTTTAACATGGAGATACTTTCCGGTATATCCTGCTTCGTCTTTGACATAGAAAACGGCGAGGTAATCGAAAGAGTCGACCGAGGGAGAAAGGAAAGCATGGAATCCGTCGAGTTTCTCAATATCTGAGCGTTCCGCTATTTTGTCCTTTCGATTTAAAGACCGGGAAATGAAATTGACCTTGGAACTGTCTTGAGAATTCTTGGACTAGAGGTTTTGAGCTCTGAAACTAGACATGTTTCAGCGAGTCGATAAGAGCACCAAGCGGTTTGTCGGACCCAGAGAACCTGTCCTTGAAAGTTCCTCCGTTTTCAAGCTTAAGCACACCCCTTGGGCACACGGCTGCACACACTCCGCATCCGACGCACGACGCTCTCACTATGTTTTCACCCTTCTGCGCGTAAGCCCTGA encodes:
- a CDS encoding 4Fe-4S binding protein, yielding RAYAQKGENIVRASCVGCGVCAAVCPRGVLKLENGGTFKDRFSGSDKPLGALIDSLKHV